A single Pygocentrus nattereri isolate fPygNat1 chromosome 28, fPygNat1.pri, whole genome shotgun sequence DNA region contains:
- the LOC108442901 gene encoding tumor necrosis factor receptor superfamily member 14-like isoform X1 translates to MICGVKIIFLMAATFSLNFELCFCMCARAEYEINGECCPMCSSGNHVYRHCTEDTSTACVPCHHSAFIDAPNGLIDCFSCTVCDPVLFTGQGLRVKTPCTRSSDTVCEPLDGYYCTDQHRGGCILAQKHTNCSPGQYIKHKGTAFKDTECAECSDGTFSNGSLLFCQQHSKCEELGLIEIKAGTFSSDADCGTKTPAGLIVGIISFVVIVVAGGVPVIVCLKLQEACPMCRKPHRPLNRIWGEEDELK, encoded by the exons atgatctgtGGAGTGAAGATCATTTTTCTTATGGCTGCTACTTTCTCCCTGAATTTCGAGCTCTGTTTTTGCATGTGTGCCCGAGCTGAGTATGAGATAAATGGAGAATGCTGTCCCATGTGTTCATCTG GGAACCATGTTTACAGACACTGCACTGAGGACACCAGCACTGCCTGTGTTCCATGCCATCATTCAGCTTTCATTGATGCACCAAACGGACTCATAGACTGCTTTAGCTGTACAGTGTGTGATCCTG TGTTGTTCACAGGTCAGGGTTTAAGAGTAAAGACTCCCTGCACTCGATCATCAGACACAGTCTGTGAGCCACTAGATGGATATTACTGTACTGATCAGCACAGAGGCGGCTGTATACtagcacagaaacacacaaactgcAGCCCTGGACAATATATAAAGCATAAAG GAACAGCGTTTAAAGATACCGAATGTGCTGAATGCTCAGATGGAACCTTCTCAAAtggttctcttctcttctgccaACAACATTCAAA ATGTGAAGAGCTGGGACTTATAGAAATAAAGGCAGGAACGTTTTCTTCTGATGCTGACTGTGGAACCAAAACTCCAGCTGGTCTGATTGTTGGAATTATTAGTTTTGTTGTCATAGTTGTGGCTGGAGGAGTTCCAGTTATTGTTTGTCTAAAACTACAGGAAGCCTGTCCAATGTGCAG GAAGCCTCACCGACCACTAAATAGAATTTGGGGAGAAGAAGATGAACTCAAATGA
- the LOC108442901 gene encoding tumor necrosis factor receptor superfamily member 14-like isoform X2 gives MICGVKIIFLMAATFSLNFELCFCMCARAEYEINGECCPMCSSGNHVYRHCTEDTSTACVPCHHSAFIDAPNGLIDCFSCTVCDPGQGLRVKTPCTRSSDTVCEPLDGYYCTDQHRGGCILAQKHTNCSPGQYIKHKGTAFKDTECAECSDGTFSNGSLLFCQQHSKCEELGLIEIKAGTFSSDADCGTKTPAGLIVGIISFVVIVVAGGVPVIVCLKLQEACPMCRKPHRPLNRIWGEEDELK, from the exons atgatctgtGGAGTGAAGATCATTTTTCTTATGGCTGCTACTTTCTCCCTGAATTTCGAGCTCTGTTTTTGCATGTGTGCCCGAGCTGAGTATGAGATAAATGGAGAATGCTGTCCCATGTGTTCATCTG GGAACCATGTTTACAGACACTGCACTGAGGACACCAGCACTGCCTGTGTTCCATGCCATCATTCAGCTTTCATTGATGCACCAAACGGACTCATAGACTGCTTTAGCTGTACAGTGTGTGATCCTG GTCAGGGTTTAAGAGTAAAGACTCCCTGCACTCGATCATCAGACACAGTCTGTGAGCCACTAGATGGATATTACTGTACTGATCAGCACAGAGGCGGCTGTATACtagcacagaaacacacaaactgcAGCCCTGGACAATATATAAAGCATAAAG GAACAGCGTTTAAAGATACCGAATGTGCTGAATGCTCAGATGGAACCTTCTCAAAtggttctcttctcttctgccaACAACATTCAAA ATGTGAAGAGCTGGGACTTATAGAAATAAAGGCAGGAACGTTTTCTTCTGATGCTGACTGTGGAACCAAAACTCCAGCTGGTCTGATTGTTGGAATTATTAGTTTTGTTGTCATAGTTGTGGCTGGAGGAGTTCCAGTTATTGTTTGTCTAAAACTACAGGAAGCCTGTCCAATGTGCAG GAAGCCTCACCGACCACTAAATAGAATTTGGGGAGAAGAAGATGAACTCAAATGA
- the LOC119262649 gene encoding E3 SUMO-protein ligase ZBED1-like gives MIITDMRPLSMVEDEGFNRMICTFNPGYTLPSRTHFTKLMERKYEETFKEVRTVTNTNHSKLALTADIWTSVANEAYLGITCHYITDDWDMQSICLTTMPLQDRHTASNIAEWLEEVVARFEIPASKIIAIVHDNGANVVAAANILVEKHGWSSVRCTGHTLQLVINAALKHPSIEKAIGATRCLVQHFKKSELACTKLKDKQQQMATPEHSLVQDVSTRWNSTFYMISRLLEQRWPVTATLSDSSITSRGKRYLDLKPEQWSLLGELSTALKPFECATVFMSGQKYTTISAIPPLVKGLLKSTQSAAFESAPLRAFQLTATQHLQERWREETSFSDTTPNTVILATALDPRFRRLKFLSPEEVLHVQTKVQTMALAEKREMDVQQHGSCSSTSTDTPGAESGPRATLLDSLLGSDGEDEDRASEGDDVQNQVRNEVLTYFGERNIAKEQNALQWWKANRDRYPILARLAKSYLCIPGTSTPSERLFSAAGNIVSKKRASLSQEHVDMLTFLHCNAKFLKKGSE, from the coding sequence ATGATCATCACTGACATGAGGCCTCTGTCCATGGTTGAAGATGAAGGCTTCAATAGAATGATCTGCACCTTTAATCCAGGTTACACTCTTCCCTCAAGGACACATTTTACAAAGCTCATGGAGAGAAAATATGAAGAGACTTTCAAGGAAGTGAGGACTGTGACTAACACAAACCACAGCAAACTTGCTCTCACTGCTGATATATGGACAAGTGTAGCCAATGAAGCCTATCTTGGGATTACCTGCCACTACATCACTGATGACTGGGACATGCAGTCTATCTGCCTCACCACCATGCCACTGCAGGATAGACATACTGCATCTAACATCGCAGAGTGGTTGGAGGAGGTAGTAGCTAGGTTTGAAATTCCTGCTAGTAAAATCATTGCCATAGTGCATGACAATGGTGCCAATGTTGTGGCTGCAGCAAACATCCTGGTGGAGAAGCATGGATGGTCTTCTGTGCGTTGCACTGGCCATACCTTGCAACTTGTGATCAATGCTGCATTGAAGCATCCAAGCATTGAAAAAGCTATTGGGGCTACAAGATGTCTAGTTCAACATTTTAAGAAAAGTGAGCTGGCATGCACAAAGCTCAaggacaaacaacaacaaatggcCACACCTGAGCACAGCCTTGTTCAAGATGTTAGCACTAGATGGAACAGTACATTCTATATGATAAGCCGACTGCTTGAGCAAAGGTGGCCTGTAACAGCAACACTGTCAGACAGCTCTATCACATCGAGAGGCAAAAGGTACCTGGATTTGAAACCAGAACAGTGGAGCCTTCTGGGAGAGCTTTCAACAGCTCTCAAGCCTTTTGAATGTGCCACTGTGTTCATGAGTGGACAGAAATACACAACAATATCTGCCATCCCTCCACTTGTGAAGGGGCTATTGAAGTCCACCCAGAGTGCTGCCTTCGAGTCAGCCCCACTCCGGGCTTTCCAACTGACTGCTACACAGCATCTACAGGAGCGATGGAGAGAGGAGACTTCTTTCTCAGATACAACTCCTAACACAGTGATTCTTGCAACAGCCCTTGACCCAAGGTTTAGGAGACTTAAGTTTCTTTCACCTGAAGAGGTCCTGCATGTCCAAACTAAAGTGCAAACAATGGCACTTGCAGAGAAAAGGGAGATGGATGTGCAGCAGCATGGCAGTTGCAGTAGCACCTCCACCGATACTCCAGGTGCTGAATCAGGACCTCGTGCCACCCTATTGGATTCTCTCCTTGGTTCTGATGGTGAAGACGAGGACAGAGCAAGCGAAGGGGACGATGTTCAAAACCAAGTGAGAAATGAAGTCCTCACATACTTTGGAGAAAGAAACATTGCCAAGGaacaaaatgcactgcagtGGTGGAAAGCTAACAGAGATAGATATCCTATATTGGCTAGGCTAGCCAAGTCCTATTTATGCATTCCTGGTACTTCAACACCGTCTGAGCGTCTGTTCTCTGCAGCAGGTAATATAGTTTCTAAAAAGAGAGCCAGCCTTAGCCAGGAGCATGTTGACATGCTAACATTTTTGCATTGCAATGCAAAGTTCCTAAagaaagggagtgagtga